Proteins encoded by one window of Phenylobacterium soli:
- a CDS encoding DUF952 domain-containing protein, whose product MRIYKILPRRDWEQAWGAQVYEGSELDRADGFIHFSTAAQAQETARRHFHGQKDLVVLEIEADDLGADLRWEPSRGGDLFPHLYAALPASLVRGVADAPLDPDGTPLIGILP is encoded by the coding sequence ATGCGGATCTACAAGATCCTGCCCCGCCGCGACTGGGAGCAGGCGTGGGGCGCGCAGGTCTACGAGGGCTCTGAGCTCGACCGCGCCGACGGCTTCATCCACTTCTCCACCGCCGCCCAGGCGCAGGAGACCGCACGTCGCCACTTCCATGGCCAGAAGGACCTCGTGGTCCTTGAGATCGAGGCCGACGACCTCGGCGCCGACCTCAGGTGGGAGCCCTCGCGCGGCGGCGATCTCTTCCCGCACCTCTACGCCGCCCTTCCTGCCTCGCTGGTGCGCGGGGTCGCCGACGCGCCGCTCGACCCGGACGGGACGCCGCTGATCGGGATCCTGCCTTGA
- a CDS encoding quinone-dependent dihydroorotate dehydrogenase, with protein sequence MSLLHGLATRALRGLDPEDAHGLAILGLKMGLGPWGGADDAILAGSLGGIALPNVVGLAPGFDKNAEVFGPMLRAGFGFVECGTVTPKPQAGNPRPRLFRLSEDRAVINRMGFNNDGLEAFASRLAQRGPTGVVGANIGANKDAEDRIGDYVTGLKRLWGMASYFTINISSPNTPGLRALQTKAALEELLGRLAEARDALPPQGRVPMFLKVAPDLETGEVETITETVLAHGLAGIMVSNTTVSRPALKSRFREETGGLSGAPLMGLSTRVLSEFAAAAQGRLTLVGVGGVASGADAYAKIRAGAEVVQLYSALVFEGPGLVTRIKRDLAARLRADGFASVAEAAQAR encoded by the coding sequence TTGAGCCTGCTCCACGGCCTGGCCACCCGCGCCCTGCGCGGCCTCGACCCGGAAGACGCCCACGGCCTGGCCATTCTCGGCCTGAAGATGGGGCTCGGCCCCTGGGGCGGCGCCGACGATGCGATCCTCGCCGGCTCGCTCGGCGGCATCGCCCTGCCGAACGTCGTCGGCCTCGCGCCGGGTTTCGACAAGAACGCCGAGGTCTTCGGCCCCATGCTGCGCGCCGGCTTCGGTTTCGTGGAGTGCGGCACGGTCACGCCGAAGCCCCAGGCCGGCAACCCGCGCCCGCGGCTGTTCCGCCTCAGCGAGGACCGGGCGGTGATCAACCGCATGGGCTTCAACAACGACGGGCTGGAGGCCTTCGCGAGCCGCCTGGCGCAGCGCGGCCCGACCGGCGTCGTGGGGGCCAACATCGGCGCCAACAAGGACGCCGAGGACCGGATCGGCGACTACGTCACCGGCCTCAAGCGCCTCTGGGGCATGGCCTCCTACTTCACGATCAACATCTCCTCGCCCAACACGCCGGGGCTGCGCGCCCTGCAGACCAAGGCCGCGCTCGAGGAACTGCTCGGTCGCCTCGCCGAGGCGCGCGACGCCCTGCCGCCCCAGGGGCGCGTCCCGATGTTCCTCAAGGTGGCCCCCGACCTGGAGACGGGGGAGGTCGAGACCATCACCGAGACGGTCCTCGCCCACGGCCTGGCGGGGATCATGGTCTCCAACACCACCGTCTCGCGGCCGGCGCTCAAGTCGCGGTTCCGCGAGGAGACCGGCGGCCTCTCCGGCGCGCCGCTCATGGGCCTTTCCACCCGCGTGCTGTCCGAATTCGCCGCCGCGGCGCAGGGCCGGCTGACGCTGGTCGGCGTCGGCGGCGTCGCCTCGGGCGCCGACGCCTACGCCAAGATCCGCGCCGGCGCGGAGGTGGTGCAACTCTATTCGGCTCTGGTCTTCGAGGGGCCCGGCCTCGTGACGCGCATCAAGCGCGACCTTGCGGCGCGCCTGCGGGCCGACGGTTTTGCTTCCGTCGCCGAAGCGGCGCAGGCGAGATAG
- the metX gene encoding homoserine O-acetyltransferase MetX, whose protein sequence is MGKATAQSFADEDGGIWRFPAEQALRLDSGAALSPLEIGYKTYGRLNAEKSNAILVCHALTGDQHLASTHPLTGKPGWWDRMVGPGKPLDPGRYFIVCTNVIGGCMGSTGPASIDPATGKTYALTFPVITIADMVRAQAMLMEAWGIETLFAVIGGSMGGMQAMQWAADYPEKLFSCVCIATAPRHSAQNIAFHEVGRQAIMADPDWRGGAYDAHGVRPEKGLAVARMAGHITYLSEAALQRKFGRELQRDGLSWGFDADFQVESYLRHQGAAFVDRFDANSYLYITRALDYFDLAGQFGGVLAHAFQKARQVRFCVLSFSSDWLYPTGESRDLVRALNAAGARASFVEIETDKGHDAFFLDEPQLDSTLRGFIGAAAHARGLK, encoded by the coding sequence ATGGGCAAGGCGACGGCGCAGAGCTTCGCGGACGAGGACGGCGGAATCTGGCGATTCCCGGCCGAGCAGGCCCTGCGCCTGGACTCGGGCGCGGCCCTCAGCCCGCTGGAGATCGGCTACAAGACCTACGGCCGGCTGAACGCCGAGAAGTCCAACGCCATCCTGGTCTGCCATGCCCTGACCGGCGACCAGCACCTAGCCTCGACACACCCGCTCACCGGCAAGCCGGGCTGGTGGGACCGTATGGTCGGGCCCGGCAAGCCGCTGGACCCCGGCCGCTATTTCATCGTCTGCACCAACGTCATCGGCGGCTGCATGGGCTCGACCGGCCCGGCCTCGATCGATCCGGCGACCGGCAAGACCTACGCCCTCACCTTCCCGGTGATCACCATCGCCGACATGGTGCGCGCCCAGGCCATGCTGATGGAGGCCTGGGGCATCGAGACCCTGTTCGCGGTGATCGGCGGCTCGATGGGCGGCATGCAGGCCATGCAGTGGGCGGCGGACTATCCGGAGAAGCTGTTCTCCTGCGTCTGCATCGCCACCGCGCCCCGCCACTCGGCCCAGAACATCGCCTTCCACGAGGTCGGCCGCCAGGCGATCATGGCCGATCCCGACTGGCGCGGCGGCGCCTATGACGCGCATGGCGTGCGCCCCGAGAAGGGTCTCGCCGTCGCCCGCATGGCCGGCCACATCACCTATCTGTCGGAAGCGGCCCTGCAGCGGAAGTTCGGGCGGGAGCTGCAACGCGACGGCCTGTCGTGGGGCTTCGACGCCGACTTCCAGGTGGAGAGCTACCTGCGCCACCAGGGGGCGGCCTTCGTCGACCGCTTCGACGCCAATTCCTACCTCTACATCACCCGGGCGCTCGACTACTTCGACCTCGCCGGCCAGTTCGGCGGGGTGCTGGCGCACGCCTTCCAGAAGGCGCGGCAAGTGCGCTTCTGCGTGCTCTCCTTCTCCTCGGACTGGCTCTATCCGACCGGCGAGAGCCGCGATCTGGTGCGGGCGCTGAACGCGGCCGGCGCACGGGCGAGCTTCGTCGAGATCGAGACCGACAAGGGGCACGACGCCTTCTTCCTCGACGAGCCGCAGCTCGACTCGACGCTGCGCGGCTTCATCGGCGCGGCGGCCCACGCGCGGGGCCTGAAGTGA
- a CDS encoding SixA phosphatase family protein: MDRLILFRHGKAEAESASGEDFDRRLEPRGLEESLEIGETLARLGFSPDLALVSPAARARETWAAAEPAFPNARFQLEPELYNADSGTVRHAAETAGKGCSTVMVVGHNPGLQELTVRLLMEGSAPPQLIDRARRKFPTAAASVFLIDANGRPAFDGLFFPER; this comes from the coding sequence ATGGATCGGCTGATCCTCTTCCGACACGGCAAGGCCGAAGCCGAGAGCGCCAGCGGCGAGGATTTCGATCGCCGGCTGGAGCCGCGCGGCCTCGAGGAGTCGCTCGAGATCGGCGAGACCCTCGCGCGGCTGGGCTTTTCGCCGGACCTCGCCCTCGTCTCGCCCGCCGCCCGGGCCCGGGAGACCTGGGCCGCCGCCGAGCCCGCCTTCCCCAACGCGCGCTTCCAGCTGGAGCCGGAGCTCTACAACGCCGACTCCGGCACGGTGCGCCACGCCGCCGAGACCGCCGGCAAGGGCTGCTCGACCGTGATGGTGGTGGGCCACAACCCGGGCCTCCAGGAACTCACCGTCCGGCTGCTGATGGAAGGCTCGGCCCCGCCGCAGCTCATCGATCGCGCCCGGCGCAAGTTCCCCACCGCGGCCGCCTCGGTGTTCCTGATCGACGCCAACGGCCGCCCTGCGTTCGACGGCCTGTTCTTTCCGGAGCGCTGA
- a CDS encoding M23 family metallopeptidase, with product MIGALAPLLLAAATPAAAPPSLGFPLSCRIGVSCEVQNYVDRDPGPGAADYRCGRETYQDHNGVDIRLLDMAAQKKGVTVLAAAPGVVSRLRDGVADVSVRAAGAASVKGQECGNGVIVDHGGGWETQYCHMARGSIAVKPGQKLAAGAPLGRVGLSGNTEYPHLHVTVRRDGKVVDPFAPDPAEAGCALKKPLWTPAAMAQLGYKQGAVLNAGFAAGPVKMEDVEAGGVAPPGAGAAYVVAYARAIDLQAGDVIALSLVSPTGATLAQRSLPPLESAKAQHIAYIGVKRPAAGWPAGTYKASYTVTRQGRPAVTRSWRIRIG from the coding sequence ATGATCGGAGCCCTCGCCCCTCTCCTCCTGGCGGCTGCGACCCCGGCCGCCGCGCCGCCGTCCCTCGGCTTTCCCCTCTCCTGCCGGATCGGCGTGAGCTGCGAGGTGCAGAACTACGTCGACCGCGATCCGGGCCCCGGGGCCGCGGACTACCGCTGCGGGCGCGAGACCTATCAGGACCACAACGGCGTCGACATCCGGCTGCTCGACATGGCCGCCCAGAAGAAGGGCGTGACGGTGCTGGCCGCCGCGCCCGGCGTGGTGAGCCGGTTGCGGGACGGGGTGGCGGACGTCTCGGTGCGGGCGGCCGGGGCGGCGTCGGTGAAGGGCCAGGAGTGCGGCAACGGAGTGATCGTCGATCACGGCGGCGGCTGGGAGACCCAGTATTGCCACATGGCCCGGGGCAGCATCGCGGTGAAGCCTGGGCAGAAGCTGGCGGCGGGCGCGCCGCTGGGCCGGGTCGGCCTGTCGGGCAACACCGAATACCCGCACCTGCACGTGACGGTCCGCCGCGACGGCAAGGTGGTGGATCCCTTCGCGCCCGACCCCGCGGAGGCGGGCTGCGCCCTGAAGAAGCCGCTGTGGACGCCGGCCGCCATGGCCCAGCTCGGCTACAAGCAGGGCGCCGTGCTGAACGCCGGCTTCGCGGCTGGCCCGGTGAAGATGGAAGACGTCGAGGCCGGGGGCGTCGCGCCGCCCGGCGCCGGCGCGGCCTATGTGGTGGCCTATGCTCGGGCCATCGACCTGCAGGCCGGCGACGTCATCGCCTTGAGCCTCGTCTCGCCGACCGGCGCGACGCTCGCCCAGCGCAGCCTGCCGCCGCTGGAATCGGCCAAGGCCCAGCACATCGCCTACATCGGCGTGAAGCGCCCCGCCGCCGGCTGGCCGGCCGGGACCTACAAGGCCAGCTACACGGTCACGCGGCAGGGCCGGCCGGCCGTCACGCGAAGCTGGCGGATCCGGATCGGCTGA
- a CDS encoding P-II family nitrogen regulator, which yields MKMIVAVIKPSRLDAVLDAVTEAGASGLTVTEVRGYGRQRGKTEVYRGAEYEVKLLPKVKLECAVPSDIAERVVDAISKTANTGKIGDGKIFVMDLEQALRIRTGERDAAAIAG from the coding sequence ATGAAGATGATCGTCGCGGTCATCAAGCCCAGCCGCCTCGACGCCGTGCTCGACGCCGTGACGGAGGCGGGGGCCTCCGGCCTCACGGTGACGGAAGTTCGCGGCTATGGCCGCCAGCGCGGCAAGACCGAGGTCTATCGCGGCGCCGAATACGAGGTGAAGCTGCTGCCGAAGGTGAAGCTGGAGTGCGCCGTGCCCTCCGACATCGCCGAGCGGGTGGTCGACGCCATCTCCAAGACCGCCAACACCGGCAAGATCGGCGACGGGAAGATCTTCGTCATGGATCTCGAGCAGGCGCTGCGCATCCGCACCGGCGAGCGCGACGCCGCGGCCATCGCCGGCTAA
- a CDS encoding DUF4908 domain-containing protein, protein MVCALVGFAGSAQAQSLRAVLFGEHGPSMGRDFSAPPVARYVSEDGDVFTLDLTQGRPLLKFENSPEVWALQPQPAPRGDVIYKNDVGQPVLRATRLGGVTVFTTHRPDGEAAALAGGGAPLRLAPLGPQALLERLGQASLRASRAAKHVILFDAEATPASSAVIADAATVASVAVARLSEHPQGRSRLAGLKRVFLEEGRRVAATVQKGTLKITVTPSQGLAGRPSSGRIAAAVAAPDR, encoded by the coding sequence TTGGTCTGCGCGCTCGTCGGATTCGCCGGCTCCGCCCAGGCGCAGTCCCTGCGCGCGGTGCTGTTCGGCGAGCATGGCCCCTCCATGGGGCGCGACTTCTCCGCCCCGCCCGTGGCCCGCTACGTCTCCGAGGACGGCGACGTCTTCACCCTCGACCTCACCCAGGGCCGGCCGCTCCTGAAGTTCGAGAACAGCCCCGAGGTCTGGGCCCTGCAGCCGCAGCCCGCCCCACGCGGCGACGTGATCTACAAGAACGACGTGGGCCAGCCGGTGCTGCGCGCCACCCGTCTCGGCGGCGTCACCGTCTTCACCACCCACCGCCCGGACGGCGAGGCCGCGGCCCTGGCCGGCGGCGGCGCGCCGCTCAGGCTGGCGCCGCTGGGCCCGCAGGCGCTGCTCGAGCGCCTCGGCCAGGCGTCCCTGCGGGCCAGCCGGGCGGCCAAGCACGTGATCCTGTTCGACGCCGAGGCGACGCCGGCCTCCTCGGCTGTGATCGCCGATGCGGCCACCGTGGCGAGCGTCGCGGTGGCGCGACTTTCCGAGCATCCGCAGGGCCGCAGCCGCCTGGCCGGGCTCAAACGCGTGTTCCTGGAGGAGGGCCGGCGTGTCGCCGCCACCGTCCAGAAGGGCACGCTGAAGATCACCGTGACGCCCAGCCAGGGCCTTGCCGGCCGTCCCTCGTCGGGCCGCATCGCCGCCGCGGTGGCCGCGCCGGACCGCTGA
- the gloB gene encoding hydroxyacylglutathione hydrolase — protein MPLTVHQFPCLDDNYGYLIRDEATGLAATIDTPDATAILKELDKLGWKLALILNTHWHPDHAGGNAEIKAATGAEIVGPKEVTRIAPLDREVAGGEVVSLGATNFQVIESGGHTLGHVSYFDAADRIAFVGDTLFALGCGRLFEGDAAQMWASLQRLAALPDDTKVYCAHEYTASNARFALSVDDDPAVKARTEQIFAARERGEPTVPTTIALEKATNPFLRAPALAGRVGAAGKPDHEAFGAVRAAKDNFKG, from the coding sequence ATGCCGCTCACCGTCCATCAGTTCCCCTGTCTCGACGACAACTACGGATACCTCATCCGCGACGAGGCGACCGGCCTCGCCGCGACGATCGACACGCCGGACGCGACGGCCATCCTGAAGGAGCTCGACAAGCTCGGCTGGAAGCTGGCGCTGATCCTCAACACCCACTGGCACCCGGACCACGCCGGCGGCAACGCCGAGATCAAGGCCGCCACCGGCGCCGAGATCGTCGGCCCCAAGGAGGTCACCCGCATCGCGCCGCTCGACCGCGAGGTCGCCGGCGGCGAGGTGGTGTCCCTGGGCGCCACCAACTTTCAGGTCATCGAGAGCGGCGGCCACACCCTGGGCCACGTCAGCTATTTCGATGCCGCCGACCGGATCGCCTTCGTGGGCGACACCCTGTTCGCGCTCGGCTGCGGCCGGCTGTTCGAGGGGGATGCGGCGCAGATGTGGGCGAGCCTGCAGCGCCTGGCCGCGCTGCCGGACGACACCAAGGTCTACTGCGCGCACGAGTACACGGCCTCGAACGCGCGCTTTGCGCTCTCGGTGGACGACGACCCGGCGGTGAAGGCGCGCACCGAGCAGATCTTCGCCGCCCGCGAGCGCGGGGAGCCCACCGTGCCGACCACCATCGCCCTGGAGAAGGCCACCAACCCGTTCCTGCGCGCGCCGGCGCTGGCGGGCCGGGTCGGGGCGGCCGGCAAGCCGGACCACGAGGCCTTCGGCGCGGTGCGCGCGGCCAAGGACAACTTCAAGGGCTAG
- a CDS encoding PAS domain-containing protein, giving the protein MTDTNTFETTQVGSAERSAQLRKFMQTAQPSGRERTFGEDEIIVSKTDTRGTLTYVNPVFLRLADLEEREAIGAPHSVIRHPDMPRGVFKLLWDRIQSGQEVFAYVVNMARNGDHYWVLAHVTPTFDAAGRITGYHSNRRAPDRAALAEVQAIYARMRQVEATAGAKQAAADASVAALTSMLADQGLTYDQFIFSR; this is encoded by the coding sequence GTGACCGACACGAACACCTTTGAAACGACGCAGGTCGGCTCGGCGGAGCGGTCGGCCCAGCTTCGGAAATTCATGCAGACGGCCCAGCCGTCTGGTCGCGAGCGAACCTTCGGCGAGGATGAGATCATCGTCTCGAAGACCGACACGCGCGGAACCCTCACCTACGTCAATCCGGTGTTCCTGCGCCTGGCGGACCTCGAGGAGCGGGAGGCGATCGGCGCGCCGCACTCGGTGATCCGCCACCCGGACATGCCGCGCGGCGTCTTCAAGCTGCTCTGGGACCGGATCCAGAGCGGGCAGGAGGTGTTCGCCTACGTGGTCAACATGGCCCGCAACGGCGACCACTACTGGGTCCTGGCCCATGTGACGCCGACCTTCGACGCCGCCGGCCGGATCACCGGCTACCACTCGAACCGTCGCGCGCCGGATCGCGCCGCCCTCGCCGAGGTCCAGGCCATCTACGCCCGGATGCGCCAGGTGGAGGCGACCGCCGGGGCCAAGCAGGCCGCCGCCGATGCGTCCGTCGCGGCGCTCACCTCGATGCTGGCCGACCAGGGGCTCACCTATGATCAGTTCATCTTCAGCCGCTGA
- a CDS encoding GFA family protein, with translation MPSPARRSAVQAEARCQCGTVRVEIDVPAVWAWHDHSERSRKAHGAAYATYVGSWKSRFRILEGEAALVRYADEAARTVRSFCGRCGTPMLYERARSPKIVNIPRALFLARTGRDTRYHVNLAEKADWEYAGEALSPLKGYPGVMWERPRRKKAADGIDSLFATQEDAEP, from the coding sequence ATGCCGAGCCCCGCCAGACGATCCGCCGTGCAGGCCGAGGCGCGTTGCCAGTGCGGGACGGTTCGCGTCGAGATCGACGTGCCCGCGGTCTGGGCCTGGCACGACCACTCCGAGCGCAGCCGCAAGGCCCATGGCGCCGCCTACGCGACCTATGTGGGCAGCTGGAAGAGCCGCTTCCGCATCCTGGAGGGCGAGGCGGCGCTGGTGCGCTACGCCGACGAGGCGGCGCGGACGGTGCGCAGTTTCTGCGGCCGCTGCGGCACGCCGATGCTCTACGAGCGCGCCCGCTCGCCCAAGATCGTCAACATCCCGCGCGCCCTGTTCCTCGCCCGCACGGGGCGCGACACCCGCTACCACGTGAACCTCGCCGAGAAGGCGGACTGGGAATATGCCGGCGAGGCGCTGAGCCCGCTGAAGGGCTATCCGGGCGTGATGTGGGAGCGGCCGCGGCGCAAGAAGGCGGCCGACGGCATCGACAGCCTGTTCGCGACGCAGGAAGACGCCGAGCCTTAG
- a CDS encoding sensor histidine kinase — translation MADAPTPQEPPIPERPRFFWPGGLSARLLTLTILFVAFGGALSLPPALAAFEEQWLLDRVRAAELASLAPEVAPDRVVSEQLKTELLRGAGVEIVAISNEKIRSLVFASTDRTAKAPYLVDLRGNVGLDLLAPFRTLFSAPDSRMRVMAAPRFRKADFVEFVAPDAELKKALVGYLWRVVLIIAFVSAMAGVLVYLTLNYFLVRPMQRITYAMERFRADPDDPQARVPLSGRRDEIGRAESELDRMQADLRVALNSRARLAALGEAVAKINHDLKNMLTSAQIASERLAALKDPKVSQALPRLERALDRAVSLASGVLAYGKTQEPAPESRPVRLAAVLEAAAEEARLTPEGVRLASDVDAADQVVADPDQLHRILVNLLRNAREAIEHQEGRDAPGEVAVSVAYPDNFTVIRVADNGPGLPERARDRLFQPFAGSGRPDGAGLGLAIARELAQGHGGDLVLAESGPAGAVFEVRLPGAPPRARKASAS, via the coding sequence ATGGCGGACGCGCCCACGCCGCAGGAGCCTCCGATCCCGGAACGGCCCCGCTTTTTCTGGCCGGGCGGCCTGTCCGCGCGCCTGCTGACGCTCACCATCCTGTTCGTGGCGTTCGGCGGCGCACTGTCGCTGCCGCCGGCGCTCGCCGCCTTCGAGGAGCAGTGGCTGCTGGACCGCGTCCGCGCCGCCGAACTCGCCTCCCTCGCCCCCGAGGTCGCGCCCGACCGGGTGGTGTCCGAGCAGCTCAAGACCGAGCTCCTGCGCGGCGCCGGGGTGGAGATCGTGGCCATCTCCAACGAGAAGATCCGCAGCCTGGTCTTCGCCTCCACGGACCGGACGGCCAAGGCGCCCTACCTCGTGGACCTGCGCGGCAACGTCGGCCTCGATCTCCTCGCGCCCTTCCGCACCCTGTTCAGCGCCCCGGACAGCCGCATGCGGGTCATGGCCGCGCCCCGCTTCCGCAAGGCCGACTTCGTGGAGTTCGTGGCGCCCGACGCCGAGCTGAAGAAGGCGCTCGTCGGCTATCTCTGGCGCGTCGTGCTGATCATCGCCTTCGTGTCGGCCATGGCCGGCGTGCTGGTCTATCTGACGCTCAACTACTTCCTGGTCCGCCCGATGCAGCGGATCACCTACGCCATGGAGCGGTTCCGCGCCGACCCGGACGATCCCCAGGCCCGCGTGCCGTTGTCCGGCCGTCGCGACGAGATCGGCCGCGCGGAGTCCGAGCTCGACCGGATGCAGGCTGACCTGCGCGTCGCGCTCAACTCCCGGGCCCGCCTGGCGGCGCTGGGCGAGGCGGTGGCCAAGATCAACCACGACCTGAAGAACATGCTGACCTCGGCCCAGATCGCCTCCGAGCGGCTGGCCGCCCTGAAGGACCCCAAGGTCAGCCAGGCCCTGCCGCGCCTGGAACGGGCGCTCGACCGCGCCGTCAGCCTCGCCTCGGGCGTGCTCGCCTACGGCAAGACCCAGGAGCCCGCGCCGGAATCCCGGCCCGTCCGGCTCGCCGCCGTGCTCGAGGCCGCGGCCGAAGAGGCGCGACTGACGCCGGAGGGCGTCCGCCTAGCCAGCGATGTCGATGCCGCCGACCAGGTGGTGGCCGATCCGGACCAGCTGCACCGCATCCTCGTCAACCTGCTGCGCAACGCCCGCGAGGCCATCGAGCACCAGGAGGGCCGCGATGCCCCCGGCGAAGTGGCCGTCTCGGTCGCCTATCCCGACAACTTCACCGTCATCCGTGTCGCCGACAATGGGCCCGGCCTGCCGGAGCGCGCCAGGGACCGGCTCTTCCAGCCCTTCGCCGGGTCGGGACGCCCGGACGGCGCAGGCCTTGGCCTCGCCATCGCCCGTGAGCTCGCCCAGGGCCATGGCGGAGATCTGGTGCTCGCCGAGAGCGGGCCGGCCGGCGCCGTCTTCGAGGTGCGTCTGCCGGGAGCGCCGCCGCGGGCCCGCAAGGCCTCCGCCAGCTGA
- the metW gene encoding methionine biosynthesis protein MetW, which translates to MSAVREDFREILRLVKPGARVLDVGCEDGELLELLTRERGVDGQGLELDTENVAACLAKGLAVVQGDGDRDLDYFPTRAFDYAILSKTLQQMREPRHVLSELLRIADQAIVSVPNFGHWRMRVSLMTRGRMPETRALPDPWWATANIHLCTLKDFTDLCGDLALRIDACAALSGGKPARPMNPHGVLENWRAETAIFLLSKA; encoded by the coding sequence GTGAGCGCCGTGCGCGAGGACTTCCGCGAGATCCTGAGGCTGGTGAAGCCGGGCGCGCGGGTGCTGGACGTCGGCTGCGAGGATGGCGAGCTGCTGGAGCTGCTCACCCGGGAGCGCGGCGTCGACGGCCAGGGCCTGGAGCTCGACACCGAGAACGTCGCCGCCTGCCTCGCCAAGGGTCTGGCGGTGGTTCAGGGCGACGGCGACCGCGACCTCGACTACTTCCCGACCCGCGCCTTCGACTACGCAATCCTCTCCAAGACCCTGCAGCAGATGCGCGAGCCGCGGCACGTGCTCTCCGAACTGCTGCGCATCGCCGACCAGGCCATCGTCTCGGTGCCGAACTTCGGCCACTGGCGGATGCGGGTGTCGCTGATGACCCGCGGCCGGATGCCGGAAACCCGCGCCCTGCCCGATCCCTGGTGGGCGACGGCCAACATCCACCTGTGCACCCTAAAGGACTTCACCGACCTCTGCGGCGACCTCGCCCTGCGGATCGACGCCTGCGCGGCGCTGTCCGGCGGCAAGCCCGCCCGGCCGATGAACCCGCACGGGGTGCTGGAGAACTGGCGGGCCGAGACGGCGATCTTCCTGCTCAGCAAGGCCTGA
- a CDS encoding class I SAM-dependent methyltransferase — protein MRRDVLELRQFYASDLGRAARLMVGRKVVEAWGDARGLDVLALGYATPFVATLAPAARRVVAAMPAQQGVEIWPAGEKNLASLVGEDCLPFPNAMFDRILLAHAIEESPDAVALLREVWRVLAPSGRVIVAVAARNGLWANAEKTPFGHGRPYTRGQLGELLREAELEPSGWTRALYVPPANWLAGMAELFEQAGSRLWPGFAGLVLMEAVKQTFAVKPKGARVRARVAKPILIPAPGAAPVSRSPASHSPARRSGLGASRRRP, from the coding sequence ATGCGCCGCGACGTCCTTGAGCTACGCCAGTTCTACGCCTCCGACCTCGGCCGCGCCGCGCGCCTGATGGTCGGCCGCAAGGTCGTGGAGGCCTGGGGCGACGCGCGCGGCCTCGACGTGCTTGCCCTCGGTTATGCGACCCCCTTCGTGGCGACTCTGGCCCCCGCCGCGCGCCGCGTGGTGGCCGCCATGCCCGCCCAGCAGGGGGTGGAGATCTGGCCGGCCGGGGAGAAGAACCTGGCGAGCCTCGTCGGCGAGGACTGCCTGCCGTTTCCCAACGCCATGTTCGACCGCATCCTCCTCGCCCACGCCATCGAGGAGAGCCCCGACGCGGTCGCGCTCCTGCGCGAGGTCTGGCGCGTGCTGGCGCCCTCGGGCCGGGTGATCGTCGCCGTGGCCGCCCGCAACGGCCTTTGGGCCAACGCGGAGAAGACGCCCTTCGGCCATGGCCGTCCCTACACCCGCGGGCAGCTCGGCGAGCTGCTGCGCGAGGCCGAGCTCGAGCCCTCCGGCTGGACCCGGGCCCTTTATGTGCCGCCGGCGAACTGGCTGGCCGGCATGGCCGAGCTGTTCGAACAGGCGGGCTCGCGGCTGTGGCCGGGCTTCGCTGGGCTCGTCCTCATGGAGGCGGTGAAGCAGACCTTCGCGGTCAAGCCCAAGGGAGCGCGGGTGCGCGCGCGGGTGGCCAAGCCCATCCTCATACCCGCTCCGGGCGCAGCGCCGGTGTCCCGAAGCCCGGCGTCGCACAGCCCTGCGCGCCGCTCGGGTCTTGGAGCGAGCCGCCGGAGGCCTTAG